One Flagellimonas sp. CMM7 genomic region harbors:
- a CDS encoding RNA polymerase sigma factor has product MKTTEKVFDGLVVLEYQSGNKKSLSILVKRHHIRLCKHSYRYTYDFEASKDIVQDSWKTIISKLYTLKDPNSFSSWATKIVTRKSLDHLNKLKRSKKNIEGIYNNSITNDVANDKEAEIRKLLLAIKELPENQQMVLKLFYLEEYSLKEISGILSISEGTTKSRLFHAREKLKGILKKKR; this is encoded by the coding sequence ATGAAAACAACAGAAAAAGTTTTTGATGGGTTAGTGGTATTGGAATATCAATCTGGTAATAAAAAATCGTTATCCATATTGGTAAAGAGACATCATATTAGATTGTGCAAGCATTCGTATAGGTACACATATGACTTTGAGGCTTCCAAAGACATTGTACAGGATTCATGGAAAACCATAATTAGTAAACTTTACACGCTAAAGGATCCAAATTCTTTTAGTAGTTGGGCTACAAAAATTGTAACAAGAAAGTCCTTGGATCATTTGAACAAATTAAAAAGAAGTAAAAAGAACATTGAGGGAATTTATAACAACTCAATAACCAACGATGTAGCTAATGATAAAGAAGCTGAAATAAGAAAACTTCTTTTAGCAATTAAAGAATTACCAGAAAATCAACAGATGGTATTGAAGCTATTTTATTTGGAAGAATATTCATTGAAAGAAATAAGCGGCATACTAAGCATATCGGAAGGAACAACAAAATCAAGGTTGTTTCATGCCAGAGAAAAATTAAAAGGAATTTTAAAGAAAAAAAGATGA
- a CDS encoding DUF6048 family protein: protein MLRYFISIIFISLSFLAKGQDKPVDLQPKDTVEYRQEYGLRVGADINRLLFSFIDEDYTGFELVGDYRITEKLYLAAELGNEEKTQTEELSNTPLYNYTSSGSYIKLGVDLNTYENWFGMNNAIIIGGRYSVASFSQTLNEYSIFESNRFFNPDEFLPGAQPGEEFSGLSASWLEFVFGIKAELFANIYIGMSARLGFLVTNKEEERFPNLWIPGFNRVTDGSNFGVSYNYSISYFIPLYKKAKKKKEKLPETE from the coding sequence ATGTTAAGATATTTCATTAGTATTATTTTTATCTCGCTTTCGTTTTTGGCAAAAGGCCAAGACAAACCTGTGGACCTTCAACCAAAAGATACGGTGGAATACAGGCAAGAGTACGGTTTGCGGGTTGGTGCCGATATAAATAGATTGCTATTTTCTTTTATTGATGAAGATTACACAGGTTTTGAATTGGTTGGCGACTATAGAATTACCGAAAAGCTTTATCTGGCTGCAGAGTTGGGCAATGAAGAAAAAACTCAAACCGAAGAATTGAGCAATACCCCATTGTACAATTATACGTCATCCGGAAGCTATATAAAACTTGGGGTAGATTTAAATACCTATGAAAACTGGTTTGGAATGAACAACGCTATTATTATTGGTGGTAGATATTCTGTTGCCAGTTTTAGCCAAACCTTAAATGAATATAGCATTTTTGAAAGCAATAGATTTTTTAATCCTGATGAGTTTTTGCCAGGAGCACAACCGGGAGAGGAGTTTAGTGGTCTAAGCGCTTCTTGGCTAGAATTTGTTTTTGGTATAAAAGCAGAGCTTTTTGCCAACATCTATATTGGAATGAGCGCTCGCCTAGGATTTTTGGTTACAAATAAGGAAGAGGAACGTTTTCCCAACCTCTGGATTCCTGGTTTTAATAGAGTAACTGATGGCAGTAATTTTGGAGTGAGTTATAATTATTCCATCTCCTATTTTATTCCATTGTATAAAAAAGCGAAAAAGAAAAAAGAAAAATTACCAGAAACAGAGTAA
- a CDS encoding VOC family protein: MGIKNTHINYVEFKAKDLEKIKQFYSECFGWVFTDYGPTYTAFEESGIEGGFETTGEEIVNGVLVVLYHENLNTIKDSIEAAGGKISKAIFSFPGGRRFHFVDPSGNELAVWSDK, from the coding sequence ATGGGCATTAAAAATACTCATATCAACTATGTTGAGTTCAAGGCAAAAGACCTAGAAAAGATAAAACAGTTTTATAGTGAATGCTTTGGGTGGGTTTTTACAGATTATGGCCCAACGTATACCGCTTTTGAAGAAAGTGGTATTGAAGGAGGGTTTGAAACAACAGGGGAAGAAATAGTAAATGGAGTGCTTGTAGTGTTATATCACGAAAACCTTAATACTATAAAGGATAGTATTGAAGCAGCTGGCGGAAAAATATCCAAAGCCATTTTCTCTTTTCCAGGAGGACGTAGGTTTCATTTTGTGGACCCTTCAGGAAACGAGCTTGCAGTCTGGTCAGACAAATAA
- a CDS encoding DUF6768 family protein, protein MKKDIEKIDELIKEALTQEEAKFYDELGEQNLIEKLGGVFKGKTGWLAIIMNLFNLVIFGLLIFCVVQFLNTEVTNELIKWGTGIFACLIFMGMIKLFVWMQMDKNDILRELKRLELQITTLSTKRMTD, encoded by the coding sequence ATGAAAAAAGACATTGAAAAAATAGACGAACTTATCAAGGAAGCACTGACCCAAGAAGAGGCAAAGTTTTATGATGAACTTGGGGAACAAAACCTTATTGAAAAACTTGGCGGTGTGTTTAAAGGAAAGACCGGGTGGTTGGCCATTATCATGAATTTGTTTAACCTGGTTATTTTTGGATTGCTCATATTTTGTGTTGTTCAATTTTTGAATACCGAGGTTACAAATGAACTTATTAAATGGGGAACCGGAATATTTGCTTGCTTGATTTTTATGGGTATGATAAAACTGTTTGTATGGATGCAAATGGATAAGAATGATATTCTTCGAGAGCTAAAGCGGTTAGAGCTACAAATAACAACCTTATCCACTAAAAGAATGACTGATTAA
- the rlmD gene encoding 23S rRNA (uracil(1939)-C(5))-methyltransferase RlmD: protein MRKKRSRLMFENVEVIDAGAKGKSVGKAPDGRIIFLSNAVPGDVVDVMTTKKRKAFFEGIATKFHTLSERRTTPKCEHFGVCGGCKWQHMAYEHQLHFKQKEVENNLKRIGNLELPETTPILGSKEHYFYRNKMEFSFSSSRWLTQEEIDSESQIEDRNALGFHIPGMWDKILDIKKCHLQEDPSNAIRLEVKNFASKNGLAFFNPRQQQGLLRTMMLRTASTGEIMLLIQFFEDNQEQRELLLNHIEQTFPEITSLLYVINQKQNDTIYDQEVVCFAGRDHIFEEMEGLRFKINAKSFYQTNSEQAYELYKVTRDFANLTGNELVYDLYTGTGTIAQFISKKAKKVIGVESVPEAIEDAKNNALHNNISNVEFFVGDMKKVFNSSFIEQHGQPDIIITDPPRDGMHKLVVEQLLQIAPEKIVYVSCNSATQARDLALLDEKYQVTRVQPVDMFPQTHHVENVVLLEKRV, encoded by the coding sequence ATGCGCAAAAAAAGAAGTCGACTAATGTTTGAAAATGTCGAAGTAATAGATGCTGGAGCAAAAGGAAAGTCAGTTGGAAAAGCTCCCGATGGTAGAATTATATTTCTATCCAATGCCGTGCCTGGAGATGTTGTGGATGTAATGACCACTAAAAAGAGAAAAGCTTTTTTTGAAGGTATAGCAACAAAATTTCATACCCTATCCGAAAGAAGAACAACACCTAAATGCGAACATTTTGGAGTTTGTGGGGGGTGTAAATGGCAGCACATGGCATATGAACATCAACTCCATTTTAAACAAAAAGAAGTTGAAAACAACTTAAAACGTATTGGAAATCTTGAACTGCCCGAAACAACACCAATTCTTGGTTCTAAGGAACACTATTTTTATAGAAACAAGATGGAGTTTTCATTTTCGAGCAGTCGTTGGTTGACTCAAGAAGAAATTGATTCTGAATCTCAGATTGAAGACAGAAATGCTTTAGGGTTTCATATTCCCGGTATGTGGGATAAAATTCTGGATATTAAAAAATGTCACTTACAAGAGGACCCTTCCAATGCAATTAGGTTGGAAGTCAAAAATTTCGCGAGTAAGAATGGGCTTGCATTTTTTAACCCTAGACAACAACAAGGGCTATTGCGCACTATGATGCTTAGAACAGCTTCTACAGGTGAAATAATGCTTCTTATCCAATTTTTTGAGGATAACCAAGAACAACGTGAACTGCTATTGAACCATATAGAACAAACTTTCCCAGAAATCACTTCATTGCTTTACGTCATCAACCAAAAACAGAATGACACTATTTATGATCAAGAGGTAGTTTGCTTTGCTGGGCGGGACCACATTTTTGAAGAAATGGAGGGGTTGCGTTTCAAAATAAATGCCAAGTCATTTTATCAAACAAATTCAGAGCAAGCCTATGAACTTTATAAGGTAACACGTGATTTTGCAAATCTTACCGGAAACGAACTTGTCTATGACCTATATACCGGAACAGGAACCATTGCTCAATTTATATCTAAAAAAGCGAAGAAAGTAATAGGGGTGGAATCAGTGCCGGAAGCAATTGAAGATGCGAAAAATAATGCCCTTCACAACAACATTTCCAATGTGGAATTTTTTGTGGGTGATATGAAAAAAGTCTTTAATAGTTCATTCATAGAGCAGCATGGACAACCAGACATCATAATAACCGACCCTCCGCGAGATGGTATGCACAAGTTAGTGGTAGAACAACTTTTACAAATAGCTCCAGAGAAAATAGTGTATGTAAGTTGTAACAGTGCAACCCAGGCAAGAGATTTAGCTCTTTTAGACGAAAAATATCAGGTGACAAGAGTACAGCCGGTAGACATGTTTCCGCAAACACACCACGTAGAAAATGTTGTACTTTTGGAAAAACGGGTATAG
- a CDS encoding ankyrin repeat domain-containing protein: protein MFSIRNASLLAFLLCLVNGFCQDSSTTQQEDTLELFNAINEVNLESIRILPNTIVNVLDSTGLSALSHAVRSKELKLVKLLLEKGANPNLINNDNLETTPLMQCSNVNSLEIAALLIEKGADVNALDKNGDPVIHWAAYFGQEELTQLLLDNNAKTDLISIHSDGVMQVALKEWKSNVVATLMVNGVSLVPVTASSKELIDAVKTQKIEFLQNTLTKINANTLDASGTPLLVIAAETGNLDVVKVLLEKGADIDIMNPTGHTALNRSIYFEQQEVVDFLLDQGADVNKTDNIFILPPLIAAAIKNNAETGKKLIELGAEVNVLDKINKFSPLTWAVIYGHIDFVKMILNYKPDLNIMTTYGTTVNEMTQNKEILNLLKF from the coding sequence ATGTTCAGTATTAGAAATGCTTCCCTGTTAGCTTTTTTATTGTGCCTTGTAAATGGTTTTTGTCAAGATAGTTCTACAACACAACAAGAAGATACCCTCGAATTATTTAATGCCATTAATGAGGTAAATTTAGAAAGCATAAGAATTCTTCCAAATACCATTGTGAATGTTCTAGACTCAACTGGACTTTCAGCACTTTCACATGCGGTAAGAAGTAAAGAATTAAAACTCGTTAAATTGTTGTTGGAAAAGGGTGCCAATCCTAACCTAATCAACAATGATAATCTCGAGACTACCCCATTAATGCAATGCAGTAACGTTAACAGCTTAGAAATAGCCGCGCTTTTAATAGAAAAAGGAGCGGATGTTAATGCCCTTGATAAAAATGGAGATCCGGTAATACATTGGGCTGCTTATTTTGGGCAAGAAGAACTTACACAACTTTTGTTGGACAATAACGCAAAAACCGACCTCATTAGCATACATTCAGATGGTGTGATGCAAGTGGCTTTAAAAGAATGGAAATCCAACGTCGTTGCAACCTTAATGGTCAATGGTGTATCCCTAGTTCCCGTTACAGCATCGAGCAAGGAACTAATAGATGCCGTTAAAACCCAGAAAATAGAATTTCTACAGAACACCTTAACCAAGATAAATGCGAACACTCTAGATGCATCTGGCACTCCTCTTCTAGTAATAGCGGCCGAAACAGGCAACCTCGATGTTGTTAAAGTATTACTTGAGAAGGGAGCTGATATTGATATTATGAATCCGACAGGTCATACCGCGTTGAATAGGTCCATCTACTTTGAACAGCAAGAAGTCGTTGATTTTTTACTTGATCAAGGTGCAGATGTCAATAAAACGGATAACATTTTTATTTTACCTCCATTAATTGCGGCGGCAATAAAAAACAATGCTGAAACGGGAAAAAAACTAATTGAACTTGGAGCAGAGGTAAATGTTTTGGATAAAATAAACAAATTTTCTCCTTTAACCTGGGCAGTAATCTATGGGCATATTGACTTTGTGAAGATGATACTAAATTACAAGCCCGATTTAAACATTATGACTACATACGGAACAACTGTAAATGAAATGACACAAAACAAAGAAATACTGAATCTTCTAAAGTTTTAA
- a CDS encoding DUF6452 family protein, with amino-acid sequence MKKILPILLIALSLIYVPSCEKDDICVDGDTPLIVIGFYDATDTTVFKSVPSIRIRGIDNDSILETDSFSDRSSSPDSLSIPLRIDGTSTRYEFITDSADDETSMEETGNRDILSFNYTVSEQFISKACGFVANYNTVTIGLTSDDTNWIQDITVVQDTIENSNNIHVKIFH; translated from the coding sequence ATGAAAAAAATACTTCCCATCTTACTTATTGCCCTCTCGCTTATTTATGTTCCTTCCTGTGAAAAAGATGACATTTGTGTTGACGGTGACACTCCTTTGATAGTAATTGGTTTTTACGATGCTACAGATACCACTGTGTTTAAATCCGTTCCTTCTATACGGATTAGGGGCATTGATAATGACAGTATTTTAGAAACTGATTCGTTTAGTGACCGTTCAAGTTCGCCAGATTCACTATCGATTCCATTAAGAATTGATGGTACAAGCACCAGATATGAATTTATAACTGATTCCGCGGATGATGAAACAAGCATGGAAGAAACGGGCAATAGAGACATCTTATCGTTCAACTATACCGTTAGTGAGCAATTTATTTCAAAAGCTTGTGGTTTTGTTGCTAATTACAATACAGTCACCATAGGATTGACATCTGATGACACCAACTGGATTCAAGATATTACTGTGGTACAAGACACCATCGAAAACTCCAATAACATCCATGTTAAGATATTTCATTAG
- a CDS encoding carboxypeptidase-like regulatory domain-containing protein, giving the protein MNKKYQKIRKKNQRIILSVLYVLVFGTTSVFALQEQETTENFKQYKGEVIDGSSKKALVFATLSVEGTNISTITNTEGSFLLKIPESITNGTVVVSFLGYKSKNIPLSQLKSNKNKISLIISVTELSEVNINAPKDAAALVRETLARKGDNYFDDPTLMTAFYRETIKKRRKNVSLSEAVVNIYKTPYSSLRKDAVELYKARKSTDYSKLDTVALKLQGGPFNTLYVDIMKYPEYIFAEGSITDYKFTFSRSTRINDKLIYVIKFDQLETISDPLYTGELFIDVENRTLTSAIYTLNITDREKAARLFVRRKPAKVDVWPTEVAYRVDYREKGGKWYYGYSNVLLEFKVDWEDKLFNSVYSMTAEMAVTDWEKNITGELPKNRERLKKSIILSDEAIGFSDPDFWGQYNIIEPEKSIESAIKKIQRQLRRSKAKGGASAP; this is encoded by the coding sequence ATGAACAAGAAATATCAAAAAATTCGAAAAAAAAATCAACGCATAATATTATCAGTATTATATGTTTTGGTATTTGGAACAACAAGCGTGTTTGCGCTCCAAGAACAGGAAACAACTGAAAATTTTAAGCAGTATAAAGGAGAGGTTATTGATGGGTCTTCAAAAAAAGCTCTGGTATTTGCCACGCTTTCTGTAGAAGGCACTAATATTAGTACAATTACCAACACAGAAGGAAGCTTTCTTTTAAAAATTCCTGAAAGTATTACGAACGGTACGGTAGTCGTATCTTTTTTAGGATACAAAAGCAAAAACATTCCGCTTTCCCAGTTAAAATCAAACAAAAACAAAATCTCTCTTATTATTTCTGTTACTGAGCTTTCAGAAGTTAACATAAATGCTCCAAAAGATGCTGCCGCCTTAGTAAGAGAAACTCTTGCTAGAAAAGGGGACAATTATTTTGACGACCCCACCTTGATGACCGCGTTTTATAGAGAAACCATTAAAAAGAGAAGAAAGAACGTATCCTTATCAGAAGCAGTAGTTAACATCTATAAAACACCCTATAGCTCACTTCGTAAAGACGCCGTGGAACTTTATAAGGCTAGAAAAAGTACTGACTACAGCAAATTGGATACGGTGGCACTAAAATTACAAGGAGGGCCTTTCAATACTTTGTACGTGGATATTATGAAATATCCAGAGTATATTTTTGCAGAAGGATCTATAACAGACTATAAGTTCACATTTAGTCGTTCGACAAGAATCAATGATAAATTAATCTATGTTATCAAATTCGATCAGTTAGAGACCATTAGCGACCCGCTATATACCGGTGAACTCTTTATAGATGTTGAGAACAGAACGTTGACCAGTGCCATTTATACCTTGAATATAACCGATAGAGAAAAGGCTGCCCGGCTTTTTGTTCGTAGAAAACCAGCAAAAGTAGATGTATGGCCAACAGAAGTTGCCTACCGCGTGGATTATAGGGAAAAAGGAGGGAAATGGTACTATGGCTATAGTAACGTCCTATTGGAGTTTAAAGTTGATTGGGAAGACAAGTTATTCAATTCTGTATATAGCATGACCGCTGAAATGGCCGTTACTGATTGGGAGAAAAATATTACTGGCGAATTACCAAAGAATAGGGAGAGACTTAAAAAATCCATTATTTTAAGTGATGAAGCGATTGGATTTTCCGATCCAGACTTTTGGGGTCAATACAATATCATAGAACCTGAAAAATCTATAGAGTCAGCAATTAAGAAAATACAGCGACAATTACGCAGATCAAAAGCAAAAGGCGGGGCTTCAGCTCCTTAA
- a CDS encoding lipocalin-like domain-containing protein gives MTLRLTTILLTIAVLPVGCIKKAEPSNPLLGSWSIETIQWISNDTTVIRNPKQNGLLLVTPNRYSICWSPLETKRNPFQNLSAPTDEEVLEGFKTIVFNTGSYELSNSIFSTKPHMAKVPGFEGGKQFFDYEISDNEMTLILFDETYPDGKKPSWFGKWRTKFSLTKLED, from the coding sequence ATGACGCTTCGTTTAACAACAATATTACTAACCATTGCAGTTTTACCAGTAGGGTGTATCAAAAAAGCTGAACCATCAAATCCGTTATTGGGCTCATGGTCTATTGAAACTATACAATGGATTTCAAACGATACTACAGTCATTCGAAACCCAAAACAAAATGGGCTTCTACTTGTAACTCCAAATAGATATAGTATTTGTTGGAGTCCTTTAGAAACCAAAAGAAACCCGTTTCAAAATCTAAGCGCGCCTACCGATGAGGAAGTTCTTGAGGGTTTTAAAACTATAGTTTTTAATACCGGAAGTTATGAACTTTCCAATTCAATATTTAGTACTAAGCCCCACATGGCCAAAGTGCCTGGTTTTGAAGGAGGAAAGCAGTTTTTCGATTATGAAATTTCGGATAATGAAATGACACTAATTTTATTCGATGAAACCTATCCAGATGGAAAAAAACCTTCCTGGTTTGGAAAATGGAGAACAAAATTCAGTTTAACCAAGCTGGAAGATTGA
- a CDS encoding AraC family transcriptional regulator produces MAWHIVLFLFFVIIGTGIGFLFFFKKKGNRFANTILGIYTLLFSFELFYNCLKWSGYLEELEFVHFTFTHFPLWLIYGPLVYIFVRTVLKNVKFKKSDSLFLIPVILIIILNAPFYFLKASVKKEILLAGTFNEYSWMPNWTIWAVILLMFFYSLLTYHQFGPRKNIGFKENKWLKWFLGSYFGFVMAFSSYIILTRFNLMNPSYDYFVDIVIVLFIGILSFFGFVQPEVFEGKSIQQVIPFVKYRKTGLSNTLSIEMKEKLLYIMKNKKPYLESTLRLDDLALELNLSRNHTSQVINQHFNLSFFDFINKYRVEEAKKLLTQTVEKATVVQIAYDAGFNNRASFYKAFKKFENQNPTQYIKPPRAS; encoded by the coding sequence ATGGCTTGGCACATTGTATTATTCCTTTTTTTTGTTATTATAGGTACAGGAATTGGTTTTTTATTTTTCTTCAAAAAAAAAGGAAATCGATTTGCAAATACCATACTTGGAATTTATACGCTCCTTTTCTCTTTTGAACTTTTTTATAATTGTTTAAAATGGTCTGGATACCTTGAAGAACTGGAATTTGTGCATTTCACGTTCACACATTTCCCCCTCTGGCTAATCTATGGCCCTTTGGTTTATATTTTTGTTAGGACAGTTTTGAAAAATGTAAAATTCAAGAAAAGTGATTCTCTTTTTTTAATTCCAGTAATTCTAATCATTATACTGAATGCCCCTTTTTACTTTTTAAAAGCTTCAGTGAAAAAAGAAATATTGCTCGCTGGAACGTTTAATGAATACTCTTGGATGCCCAACTGGACTATATGGGCAGTAATATTACTCATGTTTTTTTATAGCTTATTGACCTATCATCAATTTGGGCCGAGAAAGAATATCGGTTTTAAAGAAAACAAATGGCTAAAATGGTTTCTAGGATCTTATTTTGGGTTTGTCATGGCATTTTCTTCGTACATTATTTTAACTCGGTTCAACCTTATGAATCCTAGTTACGATTATTTCGTGGATATCGTCATTGTCCTGTTCATAGGTATCCTTAGTTTCTTTGGGTTTGTTCAGCCAGAAGTTTTTGAAGGAAAGTCCATCCAACAAGTTATTCCTTTTGTAAAGTACAGAAAAACAGGGCTTTCAAATACATTATCCATTGAAATGAAAGAAAAGCTGTTATATATAATGAAAAATAAAAAGCCATACTTGGAGAGCACCCTGCGACTGGATGATTTGGCCCTTGAATTAAACTTATCCAGAAATCATACTTCCCAGGTGATAAACCAACATTTTAACCTCTCCTTTTTCGATTTTATAAATAAATACAGAGTTGAAGAAGCTAAAAAATTACTTACCCAAACTGTTGAAAAAGCTACCGTCGTTCAAATAGCATACGATGCAGGTTTTAATAATCGTGCTTCCTTTTACAAAGCCTTTAAAAAGTTTGAAAATCAAAATCCGACGCAATATATAAAGCCACCTAGGGCATCATAA
- the rocD gene encoding ornithine--oxo-acid transaminase, protein MAVLEHLTSQQAIDLENKYGAHNYHPLPVVLSKGEGVFVWDVEGKKYYDFLSAYSAVNQGHCHPKIVGAMTEQAKTLTLTSRAFYNDMLGKYEKYVTSTFKFDKVLPMNTGAEAVETALKICRRWAYQKKGIPENQANIVVCKNNFHGRTTTIISFSNDAVAKANYGPYTEGFIQIEYDNLSALEEALKNNANIAGFLVEPIQGEAGVYVPSDGYLKAAKSLCEKYNVLFIADEVQTGIARTGRLLATCGNCSCSDKHCSGIPDVKPDVLILGKAISGGAYPVSAVLANDDVMDVITPGSHGSTFGGNPIAAAVGIAALEVVKDEELAQNAFELGEVFREELNKFISTCDLVIKVRGKGLLNAILINDTEDSSTAWDICMALKENGLLAKPTHGNIIRFAPPLVMNREQLLDCVSIIIKTLQEFEK, encoded by the coding sequence ATGGCTGTTTTAGAACATTTAACATCGCAACAAGCGATAGATTTAGAAAACAAGTATGGAGCTCACAATTATCACCCACTTCCTGTTGTATTGAGCAAGGGAGAAGGTGTCTTTGTATGGGATGTAGAAGGTAAGAAGTATTATGATTTCTTGTCCGCCTACTCTGCCGTAAACCAAGGGCATTGTCACCCAAAAATTGTAGGGGCAATGACAGAACAAGCAAAAACGTTGACCTTAACATCAAGAGCTTTCTACAACGATATGTTGGGTAAGTATGAGAAGTATGTTACTTCCACTTTTAAGTTTGATAAAGTTTTGCCCATGAATACCGGTGCAGAAGCGGTGGAAACTGCCTTAAAAATTTGTAGACGGTGGGCATATCAGAAAAAAGGAATTCCAGAAAATCAAGCAAATATTGTTGTTTGCAAGAACAATTTTCATGGAAGAACAACAACGATTATATCATTCTCCAATGATGCTGTAGCAAAGGCAAATTATGGTCCTTACACAGAGGGCTTTATCCAAATTGAATATGATAATTTAAGTGCCTTGGAAGAAGCTTTGAAAAACAATGCAAATATTGCAGGGTTTTTAGTTGAGCCTATTCAAGGTGAAGCTGGTGTTTATGTGCCATCAGATGGGTACCTTAAAGCCGCTAAATCACTTTGTGAAAAATACAATGTACTTTTTATTGCTGATGAAGTACAAACAGGTATTGCCCGTACAGGACGGTTATTGGCCACATGTGGAAATTGTTCTTGTAGTGATAAGCATTGCAGTGGAATCCCAGATGTAAAACCAGACGTTTTAATTTTAGGCAAGGCAATTTCGGGTGGAGCATATCCTGTATCTGCAGTTTTGGCAAACGACGATGTTATGGATGTAATTACCCCAGGTAGTCATGGAAGTACTTTTGGAGGTAACCCAATAGCTGCAGCCGTTGGTATTGCTGCATTAGAAGTTGTTAAGGATGAAGAACTGGCACAAAATGCTTTTGAACTAGGTGAAGTCTTTAGAGAAGAACTCAATAAATTCATCTCAACTTGTGACCTAGTAATAAAAGTTAGAGGAAAAGGATTGCTCAATGCAATTCTTATTAATGATACTGAAGACAGCTCAACGGCATGGGATATTTGTATGGCCCTAAAAGAAAATGGTCTTTTGGCAAAACCAACCCATGGTAACATTATTCGTTTTGCACCACCTTTGGTAATGAACCGAGAACAATTGCTGGATTGTGTTTCCATCATTATAAAAACACTGCAAGAGTTTGAGAAATAA
- a CDS encoding LD-carboxypeptidase: MLKRRKFINLAALMSTSALLPNVTTSKKVSERNNPQLLAKRLKKGDTIGLIAPGYAVKPETLEEMKTTLTEMGFIPFHTNRIHGNHGYFSNTDKQRATDLNEMFKNPEIDGILCARGGYGCTRIMQMIDYQSIRTNPKVLIGFSDITALLNGIYKETGLITFHGPVGSTIADAYSKQQFSNTLMHPQYPQKIDNVILEDEEMINDVEYERYTITPGQAIGKLVGGSLTLINALIGTPHEIDFTDAIVCIEDVEEAPYRIDRMLTQLIEGSSFKKAKGVVFGVCAGCNGSSNSKSFTLKEVIMDRIASLDIPAAYGMSFGHVPNNFTFPIGTDAKWDADKMTLELLEKAIY, translated from the coding sequence ATGTTAAAAAGAAGAAAGTTCATCAATCTGGCAGCGCTAATGTCTACAAGCGCACTATTACCTAATGTTACCACATCAAAAAAAGTTAGTGAACGGAATAATCCACAGCTTTTAGCAAAACGGTTAAAAAAAGGAGATACTATAGGTCTTATAGCTCCGGGTTACGCTGTTAAGCCGGAAACCCTAGAGGAAATGAAAACAACATTAACAGAAATGGGATTTATCCCTTTTCATACAAACCGAATTCACGGAAACCACGGTTATTTCAGTAACACAGACAAACAAAGAGCTACAGATCTTAATGAAATGTTTAAAAATCCAGAGATTGATGGTATCCTATGTGCGCGAGGCGGGTATGGCTGTACTCGGATCATGCAAATGATCGATTATCAAAGTATTAGAACAAACCCCAAAGTATTAATTGGATTTAGCGATATAACCGCTCTGCTAAACGGTATTTACAAAGAAACCGGCCTAATCACCTTTCACGGACCAGTTGGAAGTACAATTGCTGATGCATACAGTAAACAACAATTTAGCAATACGCTTATGCATCCCCAATATCCTCAAAAAATAGATAATGTTATCCTAGAAGATGAAGAAATGATTAATGATGTAGAATATGAACGTTACACCATTACTCCGGGGCAAGCAATAGGGAAACTTGTTGGAGGCAGTCTTACCTTAATAAATGCGCTTATAGGAACACCTCATGAAATAGATTTTACAGACGCTATTGTTTGTATAGAAGATGTTGAAGAAGCTCCCTACCGAATAGATAGAATGCTTACTCAGTTAATTGAAGGCTCTAGTTTTAAAAAAGCAAAAGGTGTTGTTTTTGGAGTTTGCGCAGGTTGCAATGGCAGCAGCAATTCTAAATCTTTCACTTTAAAAGAGGTAATAATGGACAGAATAGCGTCTTTAGATATTCCAGCAGCTTATGGGATGAGTTTTGGCCATGTTCCAAACAATTTTACTTTTCCAATTGGCACCGATGCAAAATGGGATGCAGATAAAATGACTTTGGAATTATTGGAAAAAGCCATTTATTAA